A section of the Pseudomonadota bacterium genome encodes:
- a CDS encoding protein CapI — translation QPLQAGDVPESFADIAASTKDLGFRPHTSIDEGVPKFVEWFRAYNGV, via the coding sequence GCAGCCCCTGCAGGCCGGCGACGTGCCCGAGAGCTTCGCCGACATCGCGGCCTCGACCAAGGATCTCGGCTTCCGCCCGCATACCTCGATCGACGAGGGCGTGCCGAAATTCGTGGAATGGTTCCGCGCCTATAACGGCGTGTAG